The Leptospira dzoumogneensis genome segment GATATTGTCTTTAGGCATGTTGCTGGCTTTCGCCTTCAATACTGCGAGTCTAAGTCTCGGATTGGTATTAATGTCCCCTCCGCCCATACGTGCCGCAACAGTGATCTCCTTGACCACCTTAGTGAAAATCGCCCCTCTTTTAGAATCGATAGCGTCCTTTTTGCGTTTAATCGTTGCCCACTTACTATGCCCGGACATCAGATTTCCCCTTATATTTAAGAATAGATCGGTTTAAAAAATATATAAGATCAAAAGCAGGAAAGTCGGCCTAAAACCGGTCCCACTTTTTCAACAAAACCCGGTTTTTCCAGTCTGTCCATCCTTTTTGGCCTTCCCCATTCCTTGAAGAAATCCAGGCCAAAAACCGGATCCTTCTAACAAACTCTAAGCCAGCCAACCCAACAAAGACTCCCAAATCCCTACCGGGCTAAAGCCGGAAAAAACCAAAAAGAATATTATAAATTCATAAAATTCTTTCAGGAAAGATCCGGGCGGCTCCTCGTAAAACTCGGATCGCGCTGCTACGGGTTCGCGCAAAACGCTCATCCGGGCAGGCCCGGACTAAAGCCCTGCGCATCGCTGCCGCGAATTCTAAGAGAAAGATCTACCATGTAAGGGGACTCTTTTTTAAAAAAAGAGTCCCCACCCTGCTTTGGGCGGGGGCCGGTCTGGCGGTACATAAAAAAACTTTCGATCAAACGGATCGCGTTGATTTCATCTTTGAACTCGTTTGACTTCGTTTTACTCAGTCGCCACCCTTCGGGTTTTTCGCTTCCTATGGGTCGCTCAAAAAGTCGCTGCGAAGGGGGCCGGTCCGGTGGTACCCGCAAACCCGCACTCATTCACTGCCCGTATCACAATTCCAAACGAAAATCAACCAATTTCTCCCCTACAATCCATGTTGGAATTCCAACATGATTTCTACTTGCAAAACAAATTCCGAACTTTCTCCACCTTTCTTATGTTTCGCATAACGTATAACAGCCTGTCACTCGGGCTTGTACAAAAACTCAAGTGTTATTAATAACAATTGTTTTACATAAAACGATCCATTCGTCCCCCGATGCGATCTCTTTGTCCCTAATAAATTGACTAGTTTTAAAACCTGGAGTAAACTCCCGCGTATGCGAATCCTAATCGTAGAAGATGATATATTGTCCTCTCGCTGTTTGGAAATTTTAGCGAAAGAATTTTTGACTGAAAGGATACAAAGTATCCATACAGTTTCCGATCCGGAATCTGCAGCGGAATTTATACGCAAAAATCCTTTGGATCTATTATTCTTGGATATAAATCTACAAGGGAAAACTGGCTTTAAACTTTTAGAAATAGAAAGCAGAAGTTTTTTCCAAACGATCATAGTATCTTCTGAAAGAGACAATGCAGTAAAAGCTTTCGAGTTTTCAGTGTTGGATTTCCTACCAAAACCGATCACGAGAGAAAGATTCGGAATTTCTATCCAAAGATATCTTTCTTCTCATCCTAATATATTTTCTCCAAAAGGAATTCCTCTCAAAAAAGAAGAAGGGATCAATCTTATCGAACCTGGGAATATAATATTCGCAAGATCTGAAAGAAATTACGCTAGATTATTTACCAAAGACGGAAGCGTGGAGAAGGTCAGAAAAACATTAGACCAACTCCAAAAAGATCTGGAAGCACATGGATTTTTCAGAGCCCACAGAAGTTACCTGGTTCGATTAGAAGAAGTCAAAAAGATCTTATTCAAAACGCCGACTACCTATCGACTCTTACTTCATACGGATCATAGTATCCCCGTTAGTCGATCACAAGGAAGTAAACTCCTATCTTTATTCAAAAATTCAAATCTTAAGGTTTTAGGTCTGCCGTGAAACATTTCTACGTTGCCATTCGGTTTAGGACCAAAAACTTTATATTATTTATAAAGAAACATTTTCAGATCTTAAAAGAAGTCAGAAGTAACGAAGAATTCATCCGATCCGCGTACTTCGAAGTATATTTAATACTCAGATATCTTTTCCCTTTCCTATTCGTAGTTTATATTCCTTTTGCAATTTTGGATTGGACTGATTTTCTAAAAAACTCCGGATACTTCCCTCTCTTAATCTATAACTCGGTTTTTATTCCGGGTTGTTTTCTTTTTACAGCTCTTTTAAATTTTCCAATTCTAAAAAGTGAAAACGGCAGAAGATGGCTTACGATAGCCGGAACCTTATTCTTAACTTCCGCAGGAACAGCGATGAACCTGCTCATATTCCAATTTGGGACTGATATTTCGCTATTCGCGTTCACTCAACTTGGTATCGCAGTGCTTCTTCGTTATCCCGATAAAACGAAGAAGGTTATCTATTTCACAAATTACGCAGTATTTTTCGCGGCCATGTACTGGTTGGGAAAGAACTCATCCTTTCTGATCCAAAACTTTTTCTTCACAATGGTCATGACAATTCTATTGGATCTGATCAGTTTTCTTACCAAGGTGAATTCATTTCATAAAGAACAATCCATCCGAGATCTGAATCGAAAACTGGTGATGGAATCCATTAAAAAATCTGAAATTTTAAGAATAGCGATCCATGATCTAAAAAGCCCTGTCACAGGGATCTTAAGTTTAGTAGGACTTTATACAAGAGAACCAAGCCATATTTCTCCGACAAAACGAGTTGCTTCTTCTTATGCGGACCCTCCTGAAATTCTAGAACATATAGATAGAACTTCTCGTAAAATTTTAGAATCGATCGAAGATGTTCTATATCTTGCAAGTTCCGGAGATGCAGAAACGATAGAGAACCAAACCCAAAAATTAAATCCGGAATTATTATTAAAATCGGTTACCTGCAATCTAAACTTTTTATTCACCTCAAAGAACATAAGAATAGAAGATAGACTCTCGGAGTATAATTTCTATTTCCAAGCGAATCCTCAGATATTGTACAGAGTATTCGATAATCTATTAAGTAACGCCGCTAAATTCTCTCCCGAAAATTCGGAAATCTCTCTCAAAAGTGAACTCATCTCAGAATCATATGAGAAAATTCTAATCATCAAAATAGAAGATTCAGGGCCTGGATTCCAGCCCGAAGACGAAAAAGATATGTTCAGGGAATTTTCTATCCTTTCCGCAAAACCTACCGGCTCCGAATCCTCAAGCGGGATCGGACTCGCATTGGCTAAAAAGTTATTAGATAGAATGGGAATACGTATCCGCCTGGGCAACTCCGAAACACTCGGAGGTGCCCAGGTAATATTAGAATTTCCGCAATCAAAAGCGAAATAGGGAGTTAAGAACTGGAGGCAAATCAAAATGAAAGATGTGAAGAGAATTTGGCTGGGAGGAATAGTACTAGCGTTATCCGTAACGTCATTCTACTGTAGTCCGGACCAAAATACGAACAATACACAAGACCTGGCTCTATTAGGAGGACTTTTAGAAACTCCTGAAAAAGGAGCGGGTAATCTTGCAGGATTAGATAATGCGGATCCTAAAGCCCAAAATATTTTAGACGATCTAACGAGTGTAGTCTATGGATCTTACGATGTTGTGTATATTCCGGGCGCTGTATGTGGCAACGGAACACCTTACAAAATATTCGTAGATCGTGCGGATGGGATCTTGGATTGGATCTTAGGATATTCAAGCAGACTTCTAGTATATATGGAACCGGGAGGAGCTTGTTGGGATTACGAAAGTTGCACTGGACAAACGGGTATCAGAGGAGCCGCAAATCCAAACGGTATTCCTGATAACCATATGAATTTCGGAGCGTTTATAGATCCGAATATTCCTGGTGGAAGTCCGAACGCATTGATCTCACCGATCATATTAAGAAACAATCCTACCGGACAGAACGTTAAAACATCCAATTGGAATAAAGTGTTCATTCCCTATTGCACAGGAGACGTGTATGCGGGAAACAAGGTGGCAACTTATTCCGATCCAACCGGACAAAATCCTCCTATCACTTATCGTCACGTAGGTGCTAAGAATATGGAGCTGGTCATCGATTGGTTGAAGAATAATTTTAATAAACCAAAAGAGATGTTTGTTTCAGGATGTAGCGCAGGTGGAGCAGGCTCCATGATCAATTATCACTTCATTAGAAAAGCCTTAAGTCCTTCTAAAAGTTATCTATTGAATGATTCAGGCCCGATCTTTCCGGCTCCTGGATTTGGCAACCAATGGCCTTTACAGCAAAAGATCAAAGAGGCTTGGAATACAGAGTATTTTATAAGCAAGGCTCAGCCTGATTTCCCTTCCGTGGACATTCGCGCGGACTATGGGAAGATCAGCGAGGCTTTAGCTCAAAAATATCCGAATGATAAATTAGCGATCACTCTATTCAGAAGAGATGCTAATTATTCCATGTATTCTTATGCAAGATTCTATGGATTGGACGAGAACAATCCTGCGGATAAGGAATATATTATTTCCACTCTTTGGGCTCAGGACATTGAGAATTTGAAGGCTCAGTACGATAGATATCCGAATTTAGAATATTTCATTCCGTATTACAGAAGTATCAATGAAAGCCATTGTACTTCTATCGTGGAATTTACTGGAACGGAGATAGAAAATACCGGAATTACACTCGGTACATTCATCAATGATTATCTATTGGGAAGTTCTACTTTCAGAAGTTTTTTCGAAAGTGTGAATCCGAACGATGCAAACGTAACGAATTTCTGGTTCGCGTTAGTTAATCTTCTACTATAATCTCTCTCGGAGAAGGCGGACGATTTGCCGCCTTCTTTTTTTCATTCTACCCTTAAGCCGCTTTTTCTTCTTTCAAAGGAACTACATAACCCCAGAAAAGTGCCATCGCAACACCTGCGATGTACATCCAAATACTGAAGATCGCAGAAGGAAGCGCCACCTTAGGTCCGAAAAATTGGATCGCAAGAGTCATACCCAGAGTAGTATTTTGGATCGCAACTTCGATAGAGATTGTTCTCGCCTGCTTCTCCGCAATCCCAAGTAATTTAGGAAAAAGATAACCTGCTAAAAATCCAAAAGTATTATGAAGGATCACAGCAAGTCCGATCAAAAGGATCATATCTATTAAATTTTCTCGATTCTTATAAGCCACAAAAGCAACTACGAAAACCAAAAACAAAATGGAGAAAACTTTATAAGGACTTTCAATCTTTTTAGCAAAATTAGGAAACTTATGTTTTACCGCCATACCTATCGAGATCGGCACCACAATGATTGCGATCACTGTTTTTAACATTTCGAAAAAAGAGATCTGCATCACACTTGAACCGGTTGGATCCAATAAGGAACCGAAAAACGTAACGATCACCGGAGTCAGTAAAGGACAAAGAAGTGTAGAAAGTGCAGTGATCACAACTGCAAGAGCAACATCACCCTTTGCAAGATAATTGATCAAATTAGAAGTAGTTCCGCTAGGACAAGATCCTACAAGAATGACGCCTAACGCGAGTTCGTATTCTAAACCTAAGATCAATACGACCGCGTATGCAGCCAAAGGCATGATCACAAAATGGCCTAAAGTACCGACCAAAGTTTGGAGAGGAGTTGTAAAAATCCGTTTAAAGTCTCCGATTGCCAGCCCGAAACCCATTCCGAGCATCACGATTGCTAAAAGAGCCGGAAGTAGCCCCTTTTCGACTGCACCTAATTGCATGTTTCTCTCCTTAACATAACACCTGTTTTATTATTTTTATCTCCGAGAAGAATCTCGGATTTCCTTTCCGGAAACGTATCTTACTGACCGGAAAGCTCTGAGGTGAAAAGCTTTTTTCTCTTCTACCCGGATCTATTTTATAGAAGTATTAGATCCGGATGGGCAGAAAATTGCAATCGTCAAAAAGACACTACATTAGGAAACTGAATCCTTCTTTTCCCATAACCTGAAGACTATAAACCCTGAAATTATTCCGAATAAGATAAACACGGCACCTAAGGTATATTTCAATTGTAGAATATATCCTATTCCGAAAAGCCAAGCGTATAAGGAGAAGATCGCTAATAACCAGATCCGAATTCTGGAATAGAATTTTTTGCGGGCGGAAACTCCGCCCCATTTCCCCCAAAAACCGAAAGGTTGTAACTTGGCTACAAATGTATCCAGTACTTGATCCGGGACTGGAGCAGTCATAAATGTAACCGCAATGGAAACGACCACACTTCCCAAGGCAGTAAAGAATAGAAGATAATCCGCATTTACATCCGGATATACTTTATATAAAATTAATGAAAGAACTAGAGCTGTCCCCATTCCGGATAATTCCGTCCAAGCATTTGTCCTCCACCAGATCCATCTTAATATCTGAGGAAGGCCTAAACCCGAGGCCATCGCTAAGAAAAATTTCCAGGCGGATGCAATTGAACTCATTTGAGTCGCGACTAAAATAGCAATTCCAGCCATCAATACCACTGCAATCCTTCCTGCGATCACTGTTTCTTTATTTCCGGCATTCGGTTTTAGGAATCTTAAATATAGATCGTTCACTAAATAGCTGGCACCCCAGTTGATATGAGTGTCCGCAGTGGACATGAAAGCCGCCATCAAACTTACGAATACCAATCCCAAACATCCTGCAGGCAAAACGATCTTCATAAGCACAGGATATGCGATCTCTCTATCCGATTGGACTACTCCACCTTCTGCTTGGAATAAATCCGCATCATGTAATGGGAATACGACCAAACACACGAGTCCCGTTAAAACCCAAGGCCATGTACGTAAAATAAAGTTTGCGATATTAAACCAAAGAGAACCTAACTCTGCATCCTTAGGAGTTTTTGCAGTATGTAATCTTTGAGCCAAATATCCGGAACCATCCGAATGATATTGGATCCACCATTGAACTCCGATGAATATTAGAAAAACCTGAAGTGGAAGTCCATGCTCTTCTTCCCCTATCCTTGGCCAAAAAGAAATGATGGATTCCGATTTGCCAGGATATAAAATTTCTAATTTTGAATATAGACCTTCTAATCCGCCTACATATTGAATTGCAAAGACCGCAAATACGATTGCACCGCCTATTCCCAAAGCAAATTGGAATAGGTCAGTCAGGATCACACCCTGGATCCCTCCCATACTGCTATAAAATACTACAACTGAAAAAAGAATAAGGACCGTAAGTGTAGTATTCAAATCTCCTAATATTAGAAAGTTAGGCCAAGAGTCTGAGATAGATTTGAAAACTTCTGCACCAAGCAATACGTTCCAATCCAAGAATGGAGCCGTGATCTTAGACATCGCCTTGAAAACCCAGCCCAATATGATGGAATTAAAAAGAATACTTAAGAAGAATGCTTTTGCCGCTCGAAGTATTGCCGCACCTATTCCGGAATATCTTAATTCTACAAATTCAACGTCCGTAAGGACTTCTGCCTTTCTCCAGGAAGCTGCGAAGAATACAGTAATGATCAGATAACCGATTGCCCAGCTCCACCAGAGCCAGTTCCCGCCAACTCCGTCCAAGGCAACCATTCCCGTAATGACTAACGGAGTGTCCGCGGCAAAGGTCGTTGCGACCATAGAAGTTCCGAGCCACCACCAAGGAAGTTTTCTGTCCGCAACGAAGTAGGAACTCAAACTTTCTCCGGCCTTAGAGGAAAGAAGAAGCCCTGCCGAAAAAGCAAAAATGATATAAGCTAAGATTAGATACCAATCGATAGGAGAAAAAATGGGGTCCCCCTTCTCCCAAAGAAGGGAGAACTCTCCATAAAGATCGGCCGACTTTCCTTGAAAACAAGGATTCTTTCCCGCCTTCCGGATTTGATTTATCTTGATCCCCGCTCCGAGCCCAAAAAGATGGTAGGCAGCGATGGCAAACATAATCGTCCAAAAGTACGGGGGAACATCTGTAGGATCTCCCGATCGCATCCGGAACGTAGCCGGTAGAATCAAACGTTATCATGAAGAAGGCAACCATGTTGTCGTAGTCGTTTCCGCAATGGGCCATACGACGGATGAGCTAGTGGACCTGGCTGATAAGATCACTAAAAATCCTCCAAAGAGAGAGATGGATATGTTATTGTCCACTGGAGAACAGGTTTCTATTTCTCTTCTCGCAATGGCTCTTTGGGATGTTGGAGTTCCTGCAAAATCATTCACAGGTTCCCAGATCAAAATGATCACTGACGGGAACTTCTCCAATGCAAAGATCCAAGGAGTGGATCGTTCCAGAATAGATGCAGCGTTAAATTCAGGAAACGTTGTGATCGTAGCAGGATTCCAAGGGATAGACCTAGACGAAAATATCACTACCTTGGGAAGAGGCGGTTCGGATACTTCTGCGGTAGCGTTAGCCGCCGTACTTGGCGCAAAAGAATGTGAAATTTATACGGATGTGGACGGGGTTTATACCGCGGACCCAAGAGTGGTTCCCCAAGCCACTAAACATTCTCAAATCACTTATGAGGAAATGTTGGAACTCGCAAGCCTAGGCGCCGGAGTTCTTCATTCCAGAAGCGTTGAATTAGGAATGAATTACGATGTGGTCATTCATGTACGTTCCAGCTTTAATAATAATCCGGGGACTTTGGTTGTAAACGAGGACAAAATTATGGAAAAATTGAAAGTAAGCGGAGTTACCGCAAAGAACGACCAAGCCAGAATTACGATCGCGGATGTTCCTGATAAACCGGGACTCGCAGCAGTTCTATTCGGAGACTTAAGCTCCAAAGATATTCTTGTAGATGTGATCGTTCAATCTTCTCCTTATAATGGAAGAAACACTATCTCTTTCACAGTTCCTAAAAAAGACCTGGTCCAAGCTCTTCCTATTTTGGAATCATTCTCTAATTCTCAAGGAGCTAAAAAGCCTGAGATCAATGAGGAGATCTCTATCGTTTCTGCAGTAGGGATCGGAATGAAATCCCATGTAGGAGTGGCCGCTCAAATGTTCAAAGCTTTGGCGGAAAAAGAGATCAATATCGAAATGATCTCCACTTCAGAGATCAAAATATCCTGCGTAATCCCAAGAATTCATGCAGAAACAGCCGTAAACAAGATCCACGAGACCTTCGGGCTTTCGAAAAACAGTTGAACAAGAGAGGATCGGGAACATCCTTTCCCTGTGTTAGGAATTTTTCCCGGATCCTCAGCTTCATTTTCGCGTAAACTCGCCTTATTCTCCGGTATACTTTCTATAGGTATATTCACCTCGGAGATCAGGCCCGCAGAATCCTTAGATAGGATCATCGCTACAGTCGGAAGCCAATCCATCAGCGATCTAGATTTCGACGATGCTCAGGAAAAATACCAAAAACTGACCAAGTACCTCAAAAACGAGGACATGAGAAAATCTCTGCGCACTCGTATCATAGACTTTCTGATAGATAGAGCAGTTGTGGATTCGATCGCAGAAGATGAATCCATCCAGGTGAATGAAAAAAGACTAGAGAGCGAGATCGAAAAAAGAATGGAGTTTATGGGGATCACTTCTCGTAAACAATTCGAAAAAGCGGTCGAGTCCAGCTCAGGAATGTCTTACGATCTTTGGTATACGGAACTTCCTTACCAGATCAAAAAAACCCAGTTAATGCAATACAAGGTGCCGAACCATCCACCTTCTGATAAAGATATCCGAAATTGGTACGCTCAAAACAGAGAGAAGGTAGGATTCGAAGTCCAATATAGACAGATTGCTATCTCTCCCGCAAATGATTCCATCACGGAAGAGTCCAGGATCCACAAAGAAGCAAATGAGATCAAAAAGAATGTTCTATCTGATCCTGCTTCCTTCGGTTTGATCGCAGGTTCTCCTAGAAATACGGATGCAAACTTAAGAGCCAGAAAAGGACTTATGGATTGGGTTTCTTCTTTCGAATTATATAAAACGAATCGTTCTGTTGCAGTTGCATTATCTACTGTTCCAGTCGGTTCAGTTTCAGAAGTATTCAGAGACGAAAGAAAACGTTATTGTATCGTTAAGGTAGAAGGTAAAAGACCTACTCCTTTAGAAAACGTACGCCAAGGGATCGTAAATCTTCTCAGCCGTGAAAAAGAAGACGAAAATTTTATAAAATGGGTAAGAGAATCCAGGTCCACTGTGCCGATACAGATCTTCGACGAAGCTTATAAAAAAGAGAACAAGATCCCGGACCAACAAGAAACCTTGAACTTGGATTAAGTCCGGAAATCCAGAACGGAACCGATCCTAGATTAGAATATGAAATATCCTCCCCAAGCTATCGTATTTTATCTAAAAGAAGATCTTATATCCGTAAAAGGAAATATAGATCAGGGAAACCAACTTCGGTATTTAGAACTTACTCTTAAAAAATTATCTTCCGTATTAAAAGGAATTCCGGTTTATTCAAACAGAAAACTCGGAACTTCGGACGAATCCAAAAAGATCTCCACTCAATTCGAATATTCTAATTTTATAATTCTAGAATCCGGATCAGAAGCTGAATTTTTTTCCAAGATCTGCGATATTCTTCCTTCTTCCAGAACGGGAGATCCTGAATGGGACGAGACCTGTTTTCTGGTTTTTGATGGATTTGCACCACTATTGGATCCGACTCTTACGGAAGAATTGATACTTCGTCATGAAAAGTATCTGGCACAGTATTCTTATTCTGAAAATCTTCCTCCTGGGATCGTGCCCAGAATTCTTTCCAGAGAATTTGTAAGAAGTTTACCTGCGGAATACGCAGGTTCGACCCAAGACTTCTTAGCCAAAAATATCAATCAATTCGATACTGAAATTTTTTATACTTCTCCTGACCTCCGACAATGGAGATTGGATTTCTCAGCAAACAATCCAAGGTCTTTCAGACTATTAGATTCTTTATTAAAGGAGAAGGAAAACTGGAAGTATGATGAGATCCAATCCTTCCTGATCTCACATCCTGAAACATTCCGTTCTGCTCCTAGTTACTACGAAGTAGAATTATACAGAGGCTGCGAATACGAATGCAATTTCTGCCCAAGACAAAATCTAAAACCGGAAGAAGATAATATAACCTTAGATCCTCAAGTGTTAGATAAACTTTTATCTCAGGCAGAAACATTAGGGCTTCCTTATAGTGTATGTTTTGGCGGATTAGGAGAACCTACACTTCATCCTAAATTTCCGGAACTTGTCCAAAAAACTTTGGCATCATCCAATCTAAAGGAATTATTCATAGAGTCCGCTTCATACGGCGATCTCTCCGGTTTTATCAATTTAATTTCTTCCTTAAAAGAAGAAGAAAAGAAGAAGATCAGCTTGATCGTTAATCTCACCACCAGAGATAAAAAGGCTTATTCTCAACTCTATGGAAAGGACAACCTGGACAAGGTTTTACAGAATCTGGCAGCAGTTTCTCAAGTTTTACCAAAATCATCTATCCATCTTCAATTCCTAAAAATCCAAGAAGTGGACTCTGAGTTGGATTCCTGGTATGAACAGGCCCAAAAAGAAGGATACGAAATCATTTTACAAAAATATAATTCTTATTCGGATATTCTTCCCCAACGCAGAGCTTCCGATCTCACACCTTTGGGAAGAGACTTCTGCTGGCATATTTCCAGAGATATATATCTAAACGCAGACGGAGAAGTTTCTATCTGTAAACAAACTCCAGGCTCTAAAAAACATTCTATAGGGAATCTAAACAAAGATTCCTTGGAACAAATTTGGGCGAAAGGAAATCCTTTCTTCACTTCTTCCGCGAAAGGAGCACATGAATCTATTCCTGCTCCTTGTCTTTCCTGCGATGAGTGGTATACATTCAACGCCTAAGCCTAAGATCCGTTCTTTATTCGCTTTCATACAGGCGAGGACCGGATCTACAAGATTCCCCAAAAAAGTAATCCGTCCCATCCCTTCTAATTCGGATAAGACTATCTTAGATCATATCCATTCCAGGGTTTTAAAGATCCTTCCAAATTCCAGGATCGTTTATCTAATCCCGGAAGGAGATTCAGAACTGGGATCCTTTTTGGAAAAGAGAAACATGAATCACTTCTCCGGGCCATTGGAAGATGTTCGTCAAAGATATATTCTTGCGGCAGAAAAATTCCAAGCGGATGCGATCCTCCGACTCACAGGAGATAATCCATTTTACGATACAACTCATCTGGATCTGCTCATCCAAACGTTCATAGAATCTGATTCAGATCTGGCGTATTTTAAAGGCTTACCTCTCGGAACTGGAGGAGAAGTTTTCAGAACTTCCGCACTTTTAGATCTTTCTGATTCACAACAAGAAGAAAGACATAAAGAACATGTAAGCATTCATATAAAAGAGGATCCTACAAAATACAAAATCACCGCCATCCCAAGTTTATTAACAAAAGAAGAAGGTTCCAGATTAGCAAATTTTAGACTGACTGTGGACACCCCCGAAGATTTTGAAACGATCTCAGATCTAATTTCCCAAAAATCTTTCGAAACCATTAGCAATTTTAATACAAAAGAATTTTTAGAATGGGAGAAGGGCTCACCTTCTCTATTCCAAAAGAATTTAGATGTTCCCCAGGTAAGATTTAATCTTCCTTCTCCAAACCAAACGATCAAAGGAAAAGTAGGAGTATTGGTCGCCCCTGCAAAAGAATTCGGTTCAGGACATTTTTCCAGAACTTCTCTTTTGTATTCTTTTTTGCCTTATAGAGGTTGGGAACCCGAATGGATCTTGTCTTTCCCAAAAGACGGAGAATATAATATTCTTCTAATAGACTACAGAGATATAGAAGTTCCGGTCTCTTACCAAAAAACAAAGGTCCTGCTACTAGATCATTTCGGAAAAGATAAACAGAAATATGATTTTTGGGACCTTCTTCCCCATTCTCAAAATGATCCAAACTTCGACTGGGAACAGGTCTTAATTCCTCCGAATCTGATCTCAACAGCTATAAGTGAGAAAAAGAATCCAACAAAAGATTACGGGATCTTTTGTTACGCAGGAAACCTAAGAGAAGAAGAATCCGAAAATCTGGATACATTCCTACTCCAGAATTCTTCCAAAAAGAAGATTCGGATCGGAGGAACTCCTCCTAAAAATAAAGAGATAGAATATTTTTCTAGACTATCCAGAGTTCAATATCTACAAAAACTACGATCTTCCGAAAAGTTCTTAGGATATTTTGGCCAAAGCTT includes the following:
- a CDS encoding bile acid:sodium symporter family protein; translation: MQLGAVEKGLLPALLAIVMLGMGFGLAIGDFKRIFTTPLQTLVGTLGHFVIMPLAAYAVVLILGLEYELALGVILVGSCPSGTTSNLINYLAKGDVALAVVITALSTLLCPLLTPVIVTFFGSLLDPTGSSVMQISFFEMLKTVIAIIVVPISIGMAVKHKFPNFAKKIESPYKVFSILFLVFVVAFVAYKNRENLIDMILLIGLAVILHNTFGFLAGYLFPKLLGIAEKQARTISIEVAIQNTTLGMTLAIQFFGPKVALPSAIFSIWMYIAGVAMALFWGYVVPLKEEKAA
- a CDS encoding pectin acetylesterase-family hydrolase, with the protein product MKDVKRIWLGGIVLALSVTSFYCSPDQNTNNTQDLALLGGLLETPEKGAGNLAGLDNADPKAQNILDDLTSVVYGSYDVVYIPGAVCGNGTPYKIFVDRADGILDWILGYSSRLLVYMEPGGACWDYESCTGQTGIRGAANPNGIPDNHMNFGAFIDPNIPGGSPNALISPIILRNNPTGQNVKTSNWNKVFIPYCTGDVYAGNKVATYSDPTGQNPPITYRHVGAKNMELVIDWLKNNFNKPKEMFVSGCSAGGAGSMINYHFIRKALSPSKSYLLNDSGPIFPAPGFGNQWPLQQKIKEAWNTEYFISKAQPDFPSVDIRADYGKISEALAQKYPNDKLAITLFRRDANYSMYSYARFYGLDENNPADKEYIISTLWAQDIENLKAQYDRYPNLEYFIPYYRSINESHCTSIVEFTGTEIENTGITLGTFINDYLLGSSTFRSFFESVNPNDANVTNFWFALVNLLL
- a CDS encoding sodium:solute symporter family protein, giving the protein MFSPIDWYLILAYIIFAFSAGLLLSSKAGESLSSYFVADRKLPWWWLGTSMVATTFAADTPLVITGMVALDGVGGNWLWWSWAIGYLIITVFFAASWRKAEVLTDVEFVELRYSGIGAAILRAAKAFFLSILFNSIILGWVFKAMSKITAPFLDWNVLLGAEVFKSISDSWPNFLILGDLNTTLTVLILFSVVVFYSSMGGIQGVILTDLFQFALGIGGAIVFAVFAIQYVGGLEGLYSKLEILYPGKSESIISFWPRIGEEEHGLPLQVFLIFIGVQWWIQYHSDGSGYLAQRLHTAKTPKDAELGSLWFNIANFILRTWPWVLTGLVCLVVFPLHDADLFQAEGGVVQSDREIAYPVLMKIVLPAGCLGLVFVSLMAAFMSTADTHINWGASYLVNDLYLRFLKPNAGNKETVIAGRIAVVLMAGIAILVATQMSSIASAWKFFLAMASGLGLPQILRWIWWRTNAWTELSGMGTALVLSLILYKVYPDVNADYLLFFTALGSVVVSIAVTFMTAPVPDQVLDTFVAKLQPFGFWGKWGGVSARKKFYSRIRIWLLAIFSLYAWLFGIGYILQLKYTLGAVFILFGIISGFIVFRLWEKKDSVS
- a CDS encoding sensor histidine kinase; its protein translation is MKHFYVAIRFRTKNFILFIKKHFQILKEVRSNEEFIRSAYFEVYLILRYLFPFLFVVYIPFAILDWTDFLKNSGYFPLLIYNSVFIPGCFLFTALLNFPILKSENGRRWLTIAGTLFLTSAGTAMNLLIFQFGTDISLFAFTQLGIAVLLRYPDKTKKVIYFTNYAVFFAAMYWLGKNSSFLIQNFFFTMVMTILLDLISFLTKVNSFHKEQSIRDLNRKLVMESIKKSEILRIAIHDLKSPVTGILSLVGLYTREPSHISPTKRVASSYADPPEILEHIDRTSRKILESIEDVLYLASSGDAETIENQTQKLNPELLLKSVTCNLNFLFTSKNIRIEDRLSEYNFYFQANPQILYRVFDNLLSNAAKFSPENSEISLKSELISESYEKILIIKIEDSGPGFQPEDEKDMFREFSILSAKPTGSESSSGIGLALAKKLLDRMGIRIRLGNSETLGGAQVILEFPQSKAK
- a CDS encoding LytR/AlgR family response regulator transcription factor, encoding MRILIVEDDILSSRCLEILAKEFLTERIQSIHTVSDPESAAEFIRKNPLDLLFLDINLQGKTGFKLLEIESRSFFQTIIVSSERDNAVKAFEFSVLDFLPKPITRERFGISIQRYLSSHPNIFSPKGIPLKKEEGINLIEPGNIIFARSERNYARLFTKDGSVEKVRKTLDQLQKDLEAHGFFRAHRSYLVRLEEVKKILFKTPTTYRLLLHTDHSIPVSRSQGSKLLSLFKNSNLKVLGLP
- a CDS encoding aspartate kinase, with product MANIIVQKYGGTSVGSPDRIRNVAGRIKRYHEEGNHVVVVVSAMGHTTDELVDLADKITKNPPKREMDMLLSTGEQVSISLLAMALWDVGVPAKSFTGSQIKMITDGNFSNAKIQGVDRSRIDAALNSGNVVIVAGFQGIDLDENITTLGRGGSDTSAVALAAVLGAKECEIYTDVDGVYTADPRVVPQATKHSQITYEEMLELASLGAGVLHSRSVELGMNYDVVIHVRSSFNNNPGTLVVNEDKIMEKLKVSGVTAKNDQARITIADVPDKPGLAAVLFGDLSSKDILVDVIVQSSPYNGRNTISFTVPKKDLVQALPILESFSNSQGAKKPEINEEISIVSAVGIGMKSHVGVAAQMFKALAEKEINIEMISTSEIKISCVIPRIHAETAVNKIHETFGLSKNS